The Xiphophorus couchianus chromosome 5, X_couchianus-1.0, whole genome shotgun sequence genome includes a region encoding these proteins:
- the LOC114145205 gene encoding uncharacterized protein LOC114145205 isoform X1: MIEKVVSMSQFNVTNVIPLYSGRRIRATLLFNLVFWPQPKLPLPHLNKLASMFGTIMEEQTLFSTIQDEFHRITMVHLESKFMSKLDEYTPRLLNLFHSKGGSMGLRLQAILLKTPSNPDINMTRDVIIRCLMLYLGESTDQLLKEYNDADEDSVSQDLAVQSLKIYNVKANMSEDPDIGIVVDGVKILTALGNFPRACSLLVGLAYAVNLAYPKELRYTFEVFQKLLLGLDSSKLSPKVNSLRNKLLA; encoded by the exons ATGATTGAAAAAGTAGTCTCAATGTCACAATTTAATGTGACTAACGTCATACCGTTATATAGTGGCCGTAGAATACGAGCTactcttttatttaatttagtgttTTGGCCTCAGCCCAAgctccccctcccccaccttAACAAGCTAGCTAGCATGTTTGGCACCATAATGGAGGAACAGACGTTGTTTTCAACG ATCCAGGATGAGTTTCACAGAATCACAATGGTGCATCTTGAATCAAAGTTCATGTCCAAACTGGATGAATATACTCCTCGACTTCTGAACCTCTTCCACTCCAAGGGCGGAAGCATGGGGTTGAGATTGCAGGCTATCCTACTCAAG ACTCCAAGCAATCCTGACATCAACATGACCAGAGATGTTATCATTCGATGTTTGATGCTGTACCTTGGGGAATCTACAGATCAACTCTTAAAAGAGTACAAT GATGCTGATGAAGACAGTGTGTCACAGGACCTTGCTGTTCAAAGCCTGAAGATCTACAATGTCAAAGCTAACATGTCAGAGGATCCAGACATCGGTATCGTGGTGGATGGCGTGAAAATTCTAACTGCTCTGGGTAACTTTCCAAGGGCTTGCTCCCTGCTTGTTGGGTTGGCATATGCTGTGAATCTTGCCTATCCAAAGGAGCTCAGATACACGTTTGAAGTGTTTCAGAAACTTCTCCTCGGGCTGGATAGTTCAAAGCTCTCCCCAAAAGTGAACAGCCTCAGGAATAAACTACTGGCTTAA
- the LOC114145205 gene encoding uncharacterized protein LOC114145205 isoform X2, with the protein MAKTFAHRRNEIINQSPSIEDIKARWPALFETSHIQDEFHRITMVHLESKFMSKLDEYTPRLLNLFHSKGGSMGLRLQAILLKTPSNPDINMTRDVIIRCLMLYLGESTDQLLKEYNDADEDSVSQDLAVQSLKIYNVKANMSEDPDIGIVVDGVKILTALGNFPRACSLLVGLAYAVNLAYPKELRYTFEVFQKLLLGLDSSKLSPKVNSLRNKLLA; encoded by the exons atggCCAAAACATTTGCACACAGAAGAAACGAAATCATCAACCAATCACCCAGTATAGAGGACATCAAAGCCAGATGGCCCGCTCTATTTGAGACATCTCAC ATCCAGGATGAGTTTCACAGAATCACAATGGTGCATCTTGAATCAAAGTTCATGTCCAAACTGGATGAATATACTCCTCGACTTCTGAACCTCTTCCACTCCAAGGGCGGAAGCATGGGGTTGAGATTGCAGGCTATCCTACTCAAG ACTCCAAGCAATCCTGACATCAACATGACCAGAGATGTTATCATTCGATGTTTGATGCTGTACCTTGGGGAATCTACAGATCAACTCTTAAAAGAGTACAAT GATGCTGATGAAGACAGTGTGTCACAGGACCTTGCTGTTCAAAGCCTGAAGATCTACAATGTCAAAGCTAACATGTCAGAGGATCCAGACATCGGTATCGTGGTGGATGGCGTGAAAATTCTAACTGCTCTGGGTAACTTTCCAAGGGCTTGCTCCCTGCTTGTTGGGTTGGCATATGCTGTGAATCTTGCCTATCCAAAGGAGCTCAGATACACGTTTGAAGTGTTTCAGAAACTTCTCCTCGGGCTGGATAGTTCAAAGCTCTCCCCAAAAGTGAACAGCCTCAGGAATAAACTACTGGCTTAA